The following DNA comes from Pseudomonadota bacterium.
TCGCGGCTGGCGTCCAGCCTTCCGCTGTCTGCATTGTTCGTAAGGGGCGCGGCTGACTAAATAAGTGGATCTCGTTATGCCTGGTTGCGAATACCTGTCCCGTTATATCTCTGCTCATATCAGAAGCTAAGAAAACTGCCATCGGTGCATTTTTTTCAGGTGTCACTTGTTTCCGTTGCTCTGCTCTCTTTTTCTGTTCCGGTGTATTGGTAGGCACCGAACCAGTCATACGGCTCCATGCAGAGGGCGCAATACAGTTGGATCTGACGTTATAACGAGCCATATCGAGTGCAATACACTTGGAGAATCCAACAATGCCGAGCTTGCAGGCGCCATAGTTCGACTGCCCAAAATTTCCGAGTAATCCTGACGTTGAGGTCATGTGAATGAACGAACCGCTTGATTGATTGCGAAAGTGTGTAGCAGCAACACGACTTACGTTGAAAGTACCTTTCAGCATGACATTCACCACACTGTCCCAATCTTCTTCTGTCATTTTGTGGAATATTACATCGCGCAAGATGCCGGCGTTATTTACTACCACATCAATTTGCCCAAAGTTATCCAGGGCAGTTTCGATTATGTTTTCTGCCCCTTTATAGTTTGCGACGGAGTCGGTGTTGGATACTGCTTCACCACCACTACCGTTTATGTCATCGACTACTGATTGTGCTAGACTTGCATCACCACCGGTGCCATCAAGCTCAACACCAATATCATTTACCACTACCATCGCCCCGTGGGACGCTAGTAATTTTGCTATCGCTTTACCGATTCCCCGTCCGGCGCCTGTCACAACACACACCTTCCCATCACACATCTTTTGTGGGTCAATGGTGTCAGCTAACACTTGATCGGTCATGTTTATCTCCTTTGGCATGGTGCATTTTGTTTTTGAAATCCGCTTATTAAGAAAACCATCAACCTACGCATGAGAAGCCTCATGTCCATTGTCATTATAATTTTTAGCAATATTACAATCTTTGACGCTGATTGAAATGATGCATGTATAGATGTTTCTGGATTGAGCTGCTAGTTTTGCCCCGTTTAATTTTTCTTTTTAAAGCATTTGTAGCATGGAGAGATGAGCATGCCCAACCCAGTAAACACCAGTTCAGATTTTAATCCAGAGGCTTTCGAAGCGGTCAAATGGGAGCTTCGCAAAAATACGGCGTACATTACGATGTCGCGTCCAGAGGCGCGAAATGCATTAAATATCGCAATGCGAAACGAATTGATGGCATGCTTTAATGAAGTTCAGGAAAATGGGCAAATCTGGCTTGCAGTACTATGCGGGGAAGACCCCATTTTTTGTGCTGGCGCTGATTTGAAAGAGAAACTCAATCTTGCCCGTTCTGATGGAGACAAAGAACGGTCTCGTCTGTCAAATGAGCTCTATATGACTATGCGTCGCTGCTACAAACCAATTATTGCGGCCATTAATGGAGGCTGTATCGCGCAAGGGGCCGGACTCGCTTTGCTCTCAGATATTCGTGTAATGTCAGATCAAAGTTTCTTTTGGTGGCCGCAGGTTATGCGCGGCATTTCATCCATGTCCGGGCCTTTACTACTAACTGAAGCGGTTCCGCCTGGTTTTGCACTCAAATATTTACTTACGGCAGATAAGATATTACCTAATGATGCACTTCGCGTTGACCTC
Coding sequences within:
- a CDS encoding SDR family oxidoreductase: MCDGKVCVVTGAGRGIGKAIAKLLASHGAMVVVNDIGVELDGTGGDASLAQSVVDDINGSGGEAVSNTDSVANYKGAENIIETALDNFGQIDVVVNNAGILRDVIFHKMTEEDWDSVVNVMLKGTFNVSRVAATHFRNQSSGSFIHMTSTSGLLGNFGQSNYGACKLGIVGFSKCIALDMARYNVRSNCIAPSAWSRMTGSVPTNTPEQKKRAEQRKQVTPEKNAPMAVFLASDMSRDITGQVFATRHNEIHLFSQPRPLRTMQTAEGWTPAAIAERVVPALRHNFLPLDRTADIFPWDPV
- a CDS encoding enoyl-CoA hydratase/isomerase family protein, with translation MPNPVNTSSDFNPEAFEAVKWELRKNTAYITMSRPEARNALNIAMRNELMACFNEVQENGQIWLAVLCGEDPIFCAGADLKEKLNLARSDGDKERSRLSNELYMTMRRCYKPIIAAINGGCIAQGAGLALLSDIRVMSDQSFFWWPQVMRGISSMSGPLLLTEAVPPGFALKYLLTADKILPNDALRVDLCTEVVKHHNLMSAVDRWANKMLRNAPLSLQAIKEVAVRRRGMSIDDAFPVGRKISERTMDSVDSLEGLRAFKEKRIPIWTGK